In Musa acuminata AAA Group cultivar baxijiao chromosome BXJ3-11, Cavendish_Baxijiao_AAA, whole genome shotgun sequence, one DNA window encodes the following:
- the LOC135652975 gene encoding calvin cycle protein CP12-1, chloroplastic-like: MATVLAGISISIPRVLVSTKAELPKPPLSRTRLPPWTSGHRVNSRRAGLVASAPSMPPNISEKVAESIKNAEATCAEDAASGECAAAWDEVEELSAAASHARDKLKVDDPLESFCKDSPDNEECRTYED, translated from the coding sequence ATGGCAACGGTACTGGCTGGCATCAGCATCTCCATCCCAAGAGTCCTCGTCTCCACGAAGGCAGAGCTCCCCAAGCCGCCATTGTCCCGCACGAGGCTCCCCCCATGGACCAGCGGCCACCGAGTGAACTCCCGCCGTGCGGGTCTCGTCGCCAGCGCGCCCTCGATGCCACCCAACATCTCGGAGAAGGTGGCGGAAAGCATAAAGAACGCAGAGGCGACGTGCGCGGAAGATGCCGCCAGCGGAGAGTGCGCCGCGGCGTGGGATGAGGTCGAGGAGCTGAGCGCGGCGGCCAGCCACGCCAGGGACAAGCTCAAGGTCGACGACCCCCTCGAGAGCTTCTGCAAGGACAGCCCTGATAACGAGGAGTGCCGCACCTACGAggattag
- the LOC135652186 gene encoding beta-carotene isomerase D27, chloroplastic-like has translation MFVSNPMNALLVSVSPSLSLSSPPPLPRHERVHGIPRFRILCSPAGSQQIDMPRSEYKPGPFDALLLQFFRKKMVQEVGWDSEKPGYVGLIEVANHLMIKGKSISETERSAVRVLVSLFPPLLLDLFKMLIAPINGGKVASMMLARATAMLCQWLMGPCSVNSVDLADGSSCSSGVFVERCKYLEESKCLGVCVNTCKLPTQTFFRDFMGVPLYMEPNFSDYSCQFNFGVPPPPPASDKALQEPCLAICPNASRRRELSGREIEQCPKV, from the exons ATGTTCGTCTCCAATCCAATGAATGCTCTGTTGGTGTCcgtctctccttctctctccctctcctcgccACCGCCTCTTCCTCGCCATGAACGGGTCCACGGAATCCCTAGATTCCGGATTCTATGTTCTCCAGCTGGTTCTCAGCAG ATTGACATGCCCAGGTCCGAGTACAAGCCCGGCCCCTTTGATGCTCTGCTCCTTCAGTTTTTCAGGAAGAAAATGGTGCAG GAGGTTGGATGGGATTCAGAGAAGCCTGGGTATGTTGGACTTATTGAAGTTGCAAATCATCTTATGATTAAGGGAAAAAGCATCTCAGAGACTGAGCGATCAGCG GTTCGGGTTCTTGTATCTTTGTTTCCCCCACTCTTGCTTGATCTGTTTAAGATGCTTATAGCACCAATTAATGGTGGGAAAGTAGCTTCCATGATGCTTG CAAGAGCAACAGCAATGTTGTGTCAATGGCTGATGGGCCCTTGTTCAGTTAATTCTGTTGATCTTGCTGATGGGTCCTCCTGCAGTAGTGGG GTCTTTGTGGAAAGATGCAAGTATCTTGAAGAAAGTAAATGTCTGGGAGTCTGTGTCAACACATGCAAACTACCAACACAG ACTTTCTTCAGAGACTTTATGGGAGTCCCTCTATATATGGAGCCAAATTTTAGTGACTATAGCTGTCAG TTCAATTTTGGggttcctcctccaccacctgctAGTGATAAAGCCCTCCAAGAGCCTTGCTTGGCAATATGCCCAAATGCCAGCCGCCGCAGAGAGCTTAGTGGCAGAGAAATTGAGCAATGCCCCAAAGTGTAA
- the LOC103971308 gene encoding AP2-like ethylene-responsive transcription factor AIL7: MLRVTLQSEGEERGLETGHNWISYGLPPMEMLLRPCGFDLQASSDNDCAVAYNYQYFLPPPPAPASTELKLEDLLGGDSGAHCSETLTVDGQDTSSVSTVLIQDLRAVDDSSSAPSTGLENTLVPPPQPPAAGHRTSVYRGVTRHRWTGRYEAHLWDNTCKREGQKRKGRQVYLGGYDREEKAARAYDLAALKYWGPTATTNFPVSCYSREIEEMKCMTKQEFIASIRRKSSGFSRGASIYRGVTRHHQHGRWQARIGRVAGNKDLYLGTFATEEEAAEAYDVAAIKFRGANAVTNFELSRYDVEAIANTELPIGASAKRIKQSLQSDQDQLPLDKSDKGQHLNFVPATLFHNLMQFHGPSGFSPCLSYCSFIENDFDECDQNNYLLAAKDQHKNQYHNQQDLGSGILQLTHLPSQ; encoded by the exons ATGTTAAGAGTTACTCTGCAGAGCGAGGGGGAAGAGAGAGGATTAGAGACGGGCCACAACTGGATCTCCTACGGGCTGCCACCGATGGAGATGCTTCTTCGCCCCTGCGGATTCGATCTGCAGGCCTCCTCCGATAACGACTGCGCCGTCGCCTACAACTACCAGTACTTCCTCCCTCCGCCTCCCGCGCCTGCGTCTACGGAGCTGAAGCTGGAGGATCTCCTCGGCGGGGACAGCGGCGCGCATTGCTCTGAGACCCTGACCGTCGACGGCCAGGACACGTCGTCCGTCAGCACCGTCCTCATCCAGGATCTCCGCGCGGTCGACGACTCCTCGTCGGCGCCATCTACGGGGCTGGAGAATacgctggtgccgccgccgcAGCCGCCGGCAGCTGGTCACAGGACGTCGGTGTACAGAGGAGTGACCAG GCACAGGTGGACCGGAAGGTATGAGGCGCACTTGTGGGATAACACGTGCAAGAGGGAGGGCCAGAAGCGCAAGGGGCGCCAAG TGTATTTGG GTGGATACGACAGAGAAGAAAAAGCAGCAAGGGCTTATGATCTTGCAGCTTTAAAGTATTGGGGTCCTACTGCTACAACCAACTTCCCG GTAAGCTGTTATAGTAGGGAGATTGAGGAGATGAAGTGCATGACTAAACAAGAGTTTATTGCATCAATAAGAAG AAAAAGCAGTGGATTCTCTAGGGGTGCTTCCATCTACAGAGGGGTGACAAG GCATCATCAACATGGTCGGTGGCAGGCAAGGATAGGCCGTGTTGCAGGCAACAAGGATCTTTACCTCGGAACATTTG CAACCGAGGAAGAAGCAGCCGAAGCATATGACGTAGCGGCGATCAAGTTTCGCGGTGCAAATGCTGTTACCAACTTTGAGCTCAGCAGATATGATGTGGAAGCTATCGCAAACACCGAGCTACCGATCGGAGCATCAGCTAAACGAATCAAACAGTCCCTCCAATCTGACCAAGATCAGCTCCCTCTTGACAAATCGGACAAAGGACAGCATCTCAACTTTGTGCCAGCAACTCTCTTCCACAACCTTATGCAGTTTCATGGTCCTTCTGGCTTCTCGCCTTGTCTGTCCTACTGCAGTTTCATAGAGAATGACTTCGATGAATGCGATCAAAACAATTATCTCTTGGCGGCCAAAGATCAACACAAAAACCAATATCACAATCAGCAAGATTTGGGGAGTGGCATCCTCCAATTGACACACCTTCCATCTCAGTGA